One Onychostoma macrolepis isolate SWU-2019 chromosome 15, ASM1243209v1, whole genome shotgun sequence DNA segment encodes these proteins:
- the si:dkey-202l22.3 gene encoding 7 transmembrane receptor domain-containing protein, whose translation MDPLLEQVLAGFNATLGATNRTDPLDKFSGTQLLLRFRPLFFPLYALVVVVAGVGNSFLLACILADKKLHNATNFFIGNLAAGDLLMCLSCVPLTASYAFDAGGWAFGRPMCHLIPLLQGATVFASVLSLTAIAMDRYVVVAYPVRRRISVWGCGAVALGVWAVSLALAAPPSLHTRYVDLRPSGMELVVCEEFWLGAERQRLLYSCFFLVASYMIPLLSVSISYCAISVHLHKHTLPGEPSHSQQRWSKQRRKTFSLLVASVLAFALCWLPLQVLNLLLDLDSDFQIVDKRYVNVLQVSCHLIAMSSACYNPFIYASLHSKVRMHLRGYLCPCRRSGQELLSRCASRNPATCLTLISEVAVKESQSPESPVPDSCL comes from the coding sequence ATGGATCCTCTTCTGGAACAAGTTTTGGCGGGCTTTAACGCAACCCTCGGAGCTACGAATCGGACAGACCCCCTGGATAAATTTTCTGGAACCCAGCTGCTTTTGCGTTTCAGACCTCTATTTTTTCCACTCTACGCCTTGGTCGTTGTTGTTGCTGGTGTTGGGAATAGTTTCCTTCTTGCTTGCATTCTGGCAGACAAGAAGCTCCACAATGCCACCAATTTCTTCATCGGCAACCTGGCAGCTGGGGACTTGCTGATGTGCCTGAGCTGTGTGCCATTGACGGCATCGTATGCTTTTGATGCAGGTGGCTGGGCATTCGGCCGTCCAATGTGCCACCTTATTCCTCTGTTGCAAGGTGCAACGGTCTTCGCCTCTGTATTATCCCTCACCGCCATCGCCATGGACCGTTATGTGGTGGTGGCATACCCAGTGCGGAGGCGTATCTCAGTGTGGGGCTGTGGTGCAGTGGCATTGGGTGTCTGGGCAGTTTCATTGGCCCTCGCCGCTCCTCCTTCCCTCCACACACGCTACGTGGACCTGCGACCCAGTGGCATGGAGCTGGTAGTATGCGAGGAATTCTGGCTGGGAGCCGAACGACAGCGCCTACTCTACTCCTGCTTCTTCTTGGTGGCGTCCTACATGATCCCCCTGCTGTCTGTAAGCATCTCCTACTGTGCCATCAGCGTGCAcctccacaaacacacattgCCTGGAGAGCCGTCCCATAGCCAGCAGCGATGGAGCAAGCAGCGGCGCAAGACTTTCTCCCTTCTGGTGGCCTCTGTCCTCGCCTTTGCCCTTTGTTGGCTCCCGCTGCAAGTCCTCAATCTCCTCCTGGATCTAGACTCGGACTTCCAGATCGTGGACAAGCGCTACGTCAACGTGCTGCAGGTCAGTTGCCACCTGATAGCCATGAGCTCAGCCTGCTACAACCCCTTCATCTATGCCTCACTGCACAGCAAGGTCCGCATGCACCTTCGGGGTTATCTGTGCCCTTGCAGACGTAGTGGACAGGAGCTACTATCTCGCTGTGCCTCCCGCAACCCTGCCACCTGCTTGACGCTCATCTCTGAGGTAGCTGTGAAGGAGAGCCAATCACCTGAGAGCCCCGTCCCCGACAGCTGCCTCTGA